The following are from one region of the Staphylococcus schleiferi genome:
- a CDS encoding ISL3 family transposase, with the protein MCNDISEMLGIKVKNLKITQNLGLDVHKNVKALLYEGQLTYHPSACACCGIKNDAHLIIKHGFRKTKVYMGLIFERPAYLKLKKQRFYCKACQQTFTAQTPYIQPRCTISNEVKRMMTRKLSKVISEKDVAESLCVSPSTVHRHLKEVSDSVKTQAHHVLPEHLAFDEFKSTKDVEGAMSFIYCDSVTHDIIDILPDRRKHKLEAYFLKFSRKQRERVKTISIDMFPPYIALIQDLFPHAEIIMDRFHIVQAINREINRCRVQVMNGFRTKDRPQYNKLKRYWKLLLKAPLDLDRMIYQSYGLFKSWQSQYSLVQYLLELDERLKETYETGHRLLSALKVNDIQQLRFILQDSKTKDISQGLKRVIQTFIKYLPYISNTMRYPHLTNGPIEGINNKIKLIKRVSYGYRNFWNFRNRILIISKVFVSEYKKRIKQQNNVA; encoded by the coding sequence ATGTGTAATGATATATCAGAAATGCTTGGAATTAAAGTCAAAAATTTAAAAATCACTCAAAATCTAGGATTAGATGTACATAAAAACGTAAAGGCATTATTATACGAAGGCCAATTGACATATCATCCCAGTGCTTGTGCGTGTTGTGGAATTAAAAATGATGCCCATTTAATTATTAAACATGGCTTTCGTAAAACGAAAGTTTATATGGGATTAATTTTTGAAAGACCTGCCTATTTAAAATTGAAGAAACAGCGCTTTTACTGTAAAGCTTGTCAACAAACCTTTACAGCTCAAACACCCTATATTCAACCCCGATGTACCATCTCAAATGAGGTCAAACGCATGATGACCCGGAAACTATCTAAAGTCATCTCTGAAAAGGATGTCGCTGAAAGTCTATGTGTATCACCTTCAACTGTCCATCGCCATTTAAAAGAGGTAAGTGATTCGGTGAAGACGCAGGCACATCATGTTTTACCGGAGCACTTAGCTTTTGACGAATTCAAATCAACGAAAGATGTCGAAGGTGCGATGAGCTTTATTTACTGTGATAGTGTAACCCATGATATCATCGATATTTTACCTGATCGTCGCAAACATAAATTAGAAGCCTATTTTTTAAAGTTCTCTAGAAAGCAACGTGAAAGAGTGAAAACCATCTCTATAGATATGTTTCCACCTTATATCGCACTCATTCAAGACTTATTTCCTCATGCGGAGATAATTATGGATCGCTTTCATATCGTGCAGGCTATCAATCGTGAAATCAATCGATGCCGAGTTCAAGTTATGAATGGTTTTAGGACAAAAGATAGACCTCAATATAATAAATTAAAGCGTTATTGGAAGTTACTATTAAAAGCGCCCTTAGATTTAGATCGAATGATATATCAGTCATACGGACTTTTTAAGTCTTGGCAGAGTCAATACAGTTTAGTTCAGTATTTATTGGAGCTTGATGAGAGGCTCAAAGAGACATATGAAACGGGGCATCGTCTTTTAAGTGCTCTGAAAGTAAACGATATCCAGCAATTACGCTTCATCTTACAGGATTCAAAAACAAAAGATATTTCACAAGGACTCAAGCGCGTCATTCAAACATTCATCAAATATTTGCCCTATATCTCAAATACGATGCGTTATCCACATTTAACGAATGGGCCAATTGAGGGCATTAATAATAAAATAAAACTGATTAAACGGGTTTCTTATGGTTATAGAAATTTCTGGAATTTTAGGAATCGAATCTTAATCATTTCCAAGGTATTTGTAAGTGAATATAAAAAACGCATTAAACAACAAAATAACGTTGCTTAA
- the lysA gene encoding diaminopimelate decarboxylase — translation MTVSYNKSGELTLAGTSLKTLAQSFGTPTIVYDEAQIRNQMRRYHSAFQQNDIGYVLSYASKAFTCIQMVKLAQSEDFDLDVVSEGELYTALEAGFDPKRIHFHGNNKTKQEIRYAIESGIGYFVVDALDEIDLIERYATDTVEVLVRVNPGVEAHTHEFIQTGQEKSKFGLSLKHGLALQAIEKIQASQQLHFKGIHFHIGSQIEETTGMIETAKMVLQWLKENDISIELLNLGGGFSVKYVESDRPFNIEEGITEIVQAIKATCHQLDYPIPTLSIEPGRSIVAEAGVTLYEVGSIKEIPNVNKYVSIDGGMSDHIRTALYDAQYQVLLVNRQEEADETVTLAGKLCESGDILIHEARLSSSVKRGDYLAVLTTGAYHYSMTSNYNQIQKPSVFFVKDGKAREVIKRQSLRQLIINDVK, via the coding sequence ATGACAGTAAGTTACAATAAAAGTGGAGAACTCACTTTGGCAGGAACAAGTTTAAAAACTTTGGCCCAAAGCTTTGGGACCCCTACTATCGTCTATGATGAAGCGCAAATAAGAAATCAAATGAGACGCTATCACAGCGCATTTCAACAGAATGATATTGGTTATGTATTATCATATGCCTCAAAAGCGTTCACTTGTATTCAAATGGTCAAATTGGCACAATCAGAAGATTTTGATTTAGATGTGGTGTCTGAAGGAGAACTCTACACAGCTTTAGAAGCAGGTTTTGATCCGAAGCGTATTCATTTTCATGGGAACAATAAAACAAAACAAGAGATTCGCTATGCTATTGAAAGTGGTATTGGTTATTTTGTTGTTGATGCGCTAGATGAAATTGATTTGATTGAGCGCTATGCTACTGATACAGTCGAGGTTTTAGTTAGAGTTAATCCTGGAGTTGAGGCTCACACACATGAATTTATACAAACGGGACAAGAAAAAAGTAAATTTGGATTATCATTAAAACACGGCCTTGCTTTACAAGCTATCGAAAAAATACAAGCTTCTCAACAACTTCACTTTAAAGGTATCCATTTTCATATTGGTTCTCAAATTGAAGAAACAACGGGCATGATAGAAACAGCGAAAATGGTTTTACAGTGGTTAAAAGAAAATGATATTTCGATTGAATTGCTTAATTTAGGGGGCGGTTTTAGCGTGAAGTATGTTGAAAGTGATCGTCCTTTCAACATCGAGGAAGGCATTACTGAAATTGTTCAAGCCATAAAAGCAACATGTCATCAACTTGACTACCCTATTCCAACTTTAAGTATTGAACCGGGTCGTTCAATTGTGGCAGAAGCAGGTGTCACTTTATATGAGGTAGGATCGATTAAAGAGATTCCAAATGTGAATAAATATGTATCTATTGATGGGGGTATGAGTGATCATATACGTACAGCTTTATATGATGCACAGTATCAAGTGTTATTAGTGAACCGTCAAGAAGAAGCAGATGAGACGGTAACATTAGCAGGTAAACTGTGTGAATCCGGTGATATTCTCATTCATGAAGCTCGCTTATCTTCAAGCGTCAAACGTGGCGATTATTTAGCGGTTTTAACAACAGGCGCTTATCATTATAGTATGACGTCTAATTATAACCAAATTCAAAAGCCTTCTGTATTTTTTGTGAAAGATGGAAAAGCACGAGAAGTCATTAAACGCCAATCTTTAAGACAACTGATTATTAATGACGTTAAATAG
- the alr gene encoding alanine racemase, which translates to MTAVWQINQARFKENVKRVKGNQSIMAVVKNNAYNYGLDFAVNTFKEMGIDTFSTTSLNEAIAIRKIDAAATIFLMNATDEFELLRTYDIHMTLPSLAFYEQYKEALFDVKVHLEYENLLHRSGFKTIDEMIKVIEDHRQTYSPKMIITGLWTHFGYADEFDVTMYQQERDAWFNVVDVLVNKMNMSFDLIHAQNSASYFREGHVFEHHTHARIGIALYGSRPYASLSREAFPQALTVSANVIQVRQVQQGDHCGYSFAYTAEENNTRLAVVDIGYGDGILRTRAQHEVMINQRIYPIRALMMSHMFVEVDEHVQAKDKVILYNEDLRIDDYTFKGVGANSEQLSALNLDSLIKEYR; encoded by the coding sequence ATGACTGCAGTTTGGCAAATCAATCAAGCGCGTTTTAAAGAAAATGTAAAACGCGTTAAAGGTAATCAATCGATTATGGCTGTTGTTAAAAATAATGCATATAATTACGGATTAGATTTTGCAGTCAATACATTTAAAGAAATGGGTATTGATACGTTTAGTACAACGTCATTAAATGAAGCTATTGCGATTCGTAAAATCGATGCTGCAGCGACGATTTTTTTAATGAATGCAACGGATGAATTTGAGTTATTGCGTACATATGATATTCATATGACATTGCCCTCTTTGGCATTTTATGAACAATATAAAGAAGCATTGTTTGATGTTAAAGTGCATTTAGAATACGAAAACTTATTACATCGTTCTGGTTTTAAAACGATTGATGAAATGATAAAAGTTATTGAAGATCATCGTCAAACGTATAGCCCTAAAATGATAATAACTGGGCTTTGGACTCATTTTGGCTATGCAGATGAATTTGACGTTACGATGTATCAACAGGAAAGAGATGCTTGGTTCAATGTTGTTGATGTTCTAGTCAACAAAATGAATATGTCGTTTGACTTGATACACGCACAAAATAGCGCCAGTTATTTTAGAGAGGGCCATGTTTTTGAACATCATACACATGCACGTATTGGCATAGCTTTATACGGCTCTCGCCCATATGCTTCACTTTCTCGAGAAGCATTCCCGCAAGCATTGACAGTAAGCGCAAATGTCATCCAAGTGAGACAGGTTCAACAAGGAGATCACTGTGGTTATAGCTTTGCTTATACCGCGGAGGAAAATAACACACGTTTAGCCGTCGTTGATATTGGCTATGGAGATGGAATATTACGTACACGTGCGCAACATGAAGTTATGATAAATCAACGTATTTACCCTATTCGTGCCTTAATGATGAGTCATATGTTTGTTGAAGTTGATGAACACGTACAAGCGAAAGATAAAGTCATTTTGTATAATGAAGATTTACGCATCGATGATTATACATTTAAAGGCGTAGGTGCGAATTCGGAGCAGTTAAGCGCATTAAATTTGGATTCACTGATAAAGGAGTATAGATAA
- a CDS encoding M20 metallopeptidase family protein, whose protein sequence is MSEIEFVTQHRRYLHQHPELSLEEFETTRYLEQFLIDLEVPYEKPLETGIIAYLEGNSEHTIAYRADIDALPIHEENDVAYRSETDNKMHACGHDGHTTALMLFVKRCKKLFDEGQLPHHVVFIFQPAEESGGGANLLIKSHALDKFHIDAIYGVHVMPFVEEGSVVIRDHEITASATEYRFFIEGESSHVANKEQGKSAGEALQHILTQVSQIQQYHLNGLQRNIVHIGHFHAGEAINTVPSKGYLEGTIRTYDMDDLSAIQNQMQKIAQSAHTLFDVSCEVKFAEGYPPTMNDPSLKKYVVESLNYHQMTVIENERPYLFGEDFSFYRQIAPAYFVFVGTRNDEKQFVSGLHTPQLNFDEHVLIRIADYYERLLFNYNEVEA, encoded by the coding sequence ATGAGCGAAATAGAATTTGTCACACAACATCGTCGATACTTACATCAACATCCTGAATTGAGTTTAGAAGAGTTTGAGACAACACGTTATTTAGAACAATTTTTGATAGACTTAGAGGTCCCCTACGAAAAGCCTTTAGAAACGGGTATCATCGCCTATTTAGAAGGCAATAGTGAACATACCATTGCTTATCGTGCTGATATCGATGCCCTTCCGATACACGAAGAGAACGATGTCGCCTATCGAAGTGAGACGGATAATAAAATGCATGCTTGCGGGCATGATGGGCATACAACCGCATTAATGTTATTTGTAAAAAGATGTAAAAAGCTATTTGATGAAGGTCAATTACCCCACCATGTTGTTTTTATTTTTCAACCTGCTGAAGAATCTGGGGGCGGTGCGAATTTATTAATCAAGTCTCATGCTTTAGATAAGTTTCATATCGATGCCATTTATGGTGTACATGTGATGCCTTTTGTTGAAGAAGGTTCGGTTGTAATAAGAGATCATGAGATTACAGCAAGTGCGACCGAATATCGATTTTTTATTGAGGGCGAATCGAGTCATGTTGCAAATAAAGAACAAGGTAAATCTGCGGGTGAAGCTTTACAGCATATTTTAACGCAAGTTTCACAAATCCAACAATATCATCTTAACGGGCTACAACGCAATATTGTTCACATCGGTCATTTCCATGCTGGTGAAGCGATTAATACGGTACCAAGTAAAGGCTATTTAGAAGGTACAATTCGGACTTATGATATGGATGATTTGAGCGCAATACAAAATCAAATGCAAAAAATTGCGCAAAGTGCGCATACCTTATTTGATGTCTCTTGCGAAGTAAAGTTTGCTGAAGGATATCCCCCTACTATGAATGATCCATCATTAAAAAAATATGTAGTGGAAAGTCTCAATTATCACCAAATGACGGTTATTGAGAATGAACGTCCATACTTGTTTGGTGAAGACTTCAGTTTTTATCGTCAAATTGCCCCTGCTTACTTTGTATTTGTAGGCACTAGAAATGATGAAAAGCAATTTGTAAGTGGTCTTCATACCCCACAATTAAATTTTGATGAGCATGTATTAATTCGCATTGCGGATTATTATGAAAGACTGTTATTTAATTATAACGAGGTGGAAGCATGA
- the dapD gene encoding 2,3,4,5-tetrahydropyridine-2,6-dicarboxylate N-acetyltransferase, whose product MVKNFTAEEIIQYISDAKKSTPLKVYINGELSDIAFPEQFKVFGSENSKVIFCEAADWATFYEENQMRIEDLEIEMDRRNSAIPLKDLTNTNARIEPGAFIREHAVIGDGAVVMMGATINIGAVVGEGTMIDMNATLGGRATTGKNVHVGAGAVLAGVIEPPSASPVIIEDNVLIGANAVILEGVRVGEGAIVAAGAIVTQDVPAGAVVAGTPAKVIKQAHEVEDSKREIVAALRKLDE is encoded by the coding sequence ATGGTTAAAAATTTTACAGCAGAAGAGATTATTCAATATATTAGCGATGCAAAAAAATCTACGCCGTTAAAGGTCTATATTAATGGTGAATTAAGTGACATCGCATTTCCAGAACAATTTAAAGTTTTCGGCTCTGAAAATTCAAAAGTGATTTTTTGTGAAGCTGCTGACTGGGCAACATTCTATGAAGAAAACCAAATGAGAATTGAAGACTTAGAAATTGAAATGGACCGTCGTAACTCAGCAATACCACTCAAAGATTTAACAAATACGAATGCCCGTATTGAGCCAGGCGCTTTTATTAGAGAGCATGCAGTCATTGGTGACGGTGCGGTCGTAATGATGGGTGCAACAATTAATATAGGTGCAGTCGTTGGTGAAGGTACAATGATTGATATGAATGCAACATTAGGTGGCCGAGCAACGACGGGTAAAAATGTTCATGTCGGTGCAGGTGCGGTATTAGCGGGTGTAATTGAACCCCCAAGCGCCTCCCCTGTTATCATTGAAGATAACGTTTTGATTGGTGCTAATGCTGTGATTCTAGAAGGTGTACGTGTGGGTGAAGGTGCTATTGTCGCAGCTGGCGCGATTGTCACACAAGATGTTCCGGCTGGCGCGGTAGTCGCTGGTACACCAGCAAAAGTCATTAAACAAGCACATGAAGTTGAAGATTCAAAACGTGAGATTGTCGCAGCATTACGTAAATTAGACGAGTAA
- the dapB gene encoding 4-hydroxy-tetrahydrodipicolinate reductase: protein MKILLIGYGAMNQRVARLAEENGHEIVGVIVNRKKENIPYPLYEKISDATEAEVAIDFSHPNLLLPLLEDDFKLPLVIATTGEKERITQKLKTLGNTMPVFFSANMSYGVHALTKILEAAVPLLNDYDIELTEAHHNQKVDAPSGTLEKLYDVIASLRSDVSPVYDRSQKDAKRTKNEIGIHTVRGGTIVGEHDVLFAGVDETITLTHRAQSKDIFANGALGAAEKLVHQQPGYYTFDNL, encoded by the coding sequence ATGAAAATTTTACTTATTGGTTATGGGGCAATGAACCAACGTGTCGCAAGATTAGCTGAAGAAAATGGACATGAAATTGTGGGTGTCATTGTCAATCGAAAAAAAGAGAATATACCGTACCCATTATATGAAAAAATAAGCGATGCCACAGAAGCTGAGGTTGCTATAGACTTTTCTCATCCTAATTTGTTACTGCCATTACTTGAGGATGATTTTAAATTACCCCTTGTGATTGCGACAACAGGAGAAAAAGAACGTATTACTCAGAAATTAAAAACACTCGGCAATACAATGCCTGTATTTTTCAGTGCAAATATGAGCTATGGTGTACATGCTTTGACAAAAATATTAGAAGCAGCAGTGCCTTTATTAAATGACTATGATATCGAATTAACGGAAGCGCATCATAATCAAAAAGTAGATGCACCAAGTGGAACGTTAGAAAAATTATATGATGTCATTGCATCGCTAAGATCTGATGTTTCCCCTGTTTATGATCGTAGTCAAAAAGATGCGAAAAGAACTAAAAATGAAATTGGTATCCATACAGTACGGGGTGGCACGATTGTAGGTGAACATGATGTATTATTTGCGGGCGTCGATGAAACAATTACATTGACACATCGAGCTCAGTCAAAAGATATTTTTGCAAATGGCGCATTGGGTGCAGCAGAAAAGTTAGTTCATCAACAACCCGGGTATTATACATTTGATAACTTATAA
- the dapA gene encoding 4-hydroxy-tetrahydrodipicolinate synthase, translating into MGHIFEGTGVALITPFTNDEVDYNAIRNHVNFLIENGIQSIVVNGTTAENPTLTDEEKDQILQTVIEVNDQRVPIIVGTGTNNTKKSIAASLRAKELGADAIMLITPYYLKTSQRGLIAHFEAIANATALPVVLYNVPSRTNATIEPETIERLSQNPYIVALKDATNDFDYLAEIQARVDTDSFALYSGNDDNILSYYQQGGHGVISVVANVIPKQFQQVYTEASQREALFQPIRALLDAMSIDINPIPIKYLCALEGFGQYEVRLPLVTLNEQEQQTLKEAYEQFKAGVQ; encoded by the coding sequence ATGGGACATATTTTTGAAGGAACAGGTGTTGCTTTAATTACCCCTTTTACAAACGATGAAGTTGATTATAATGCGATTCGTAATCATGTCAATTTTCTTATCGAAAATGGTATTCAATCGATAGTCGTTAATGGAACAACAGCCGAAAATCCAACATTAACTGATGAAGAAAAAGACCAAATACTTCAAACAGTTATTGAAGTTAATGATCAACGTGTACCTATTATCGTTGGAACGGGTACAAATAATACGAAAAAATCAATAGCAGCTTCTCTACGTGCAAAAGAGCTTGGAGCTGATGCAATTATGTTAATCACGCCGTATTATTTAAAAACGAGTCAACGTGGCTTGATTGCTCATTTTGAAGCTATTGCAAATGCAACAGCTTTGCCAGTTGTCCTTTATAATGTTCCTTCACGTACGAACGCTACAATTGAGCCTGAAACGATTGAACGCCTAAGTCAGAATCCGTATATTGTTGCATTAAAAGATGCTACAAATGACTTTGATTATTTAGCAGAGATTCAAGCACGGGTTGATACGGATTCGTTTGCATTGTATAGTGGCAATGATGACAATATTCTATCGTATTATCAACAAGGTGGTCACGGTGTGATTTCGGTTGTCGCAAATGTGATTCCGAAGCAGTTTCAACAAGTATATACAGAAGCGTCACAGCGCGAAGCTCTATTCCAACCGATTCGTGCCCTTCTAGACGCGATGAGTATTGATATCAACCCTATTCCGATCAAGTACCTTTGTGCATTAGAAGGATTTGGGCAATATGAAGTGAGATTACCTCTAGTTACATTAAATGAACAAGAGCAACAAACATTGAAAGAAGCATACGAACAATTTAAAGCAGGTGTTCAATAA
- a CDS encoding aspartate-semialdehyde dehydrogenase → MTKLAVVGATGLVGTKILETIDRKNIPFDELVLFSSRRSAGQKVDFQGQTYTVQELTEQATEDHFDYVLMSAGGGTSAQFAPHFESNGATVIDNSSQWRMTEDVDLIVPEVNAPTFKRGIIANPNCSTIQSVVPLKPLQEQFGLKRVAYTTYQAVSGSGMKGKQDLENGAKGLSPEAYPHPIYNNVLPHIDVFLEDGYTKEEQKMIDETRKILTEPELNVTATCVRVPVQDSHSVHINVTLDQPTTVKEIQDVLEKDPRVVLVDDPENNAYPLAIHSTGRDEVFVGRIRKDDSLDNTFHLWVTSDNLLKGAALNAVQILEQVLKLKGEL, encoded by the coding sequence ATGACAAAATTAGCAGTTGTAGGTGCAACAGGATTAGTAGGTACAAAAATTTTAGAAACGATTGACCGAAAAAATATTCCTTTTGATGAACTCGTACTTTTTTCGTCACGACGTTCTGCAGGTCAAAAAGTAGATTTTCAAGGACAAACATATACTGTTCAGGAATTAACTGAGCAAGCCACTGAAGATCACTTTGATTATGTGCTTATGAGTGCAGGGGGCGGAACAAGTGCTCAATTTGCCCCACATTTTGAATCTAACGGTGCTACAGTCATCGATAATTCAAGTCAATGGCGTATGACAGAAGATGTTGATTTGATTGTGCCTGAAGTGAATGCCCCAACGTTCAAGAGAGGGATTATTGCTAATCCGAACTGTTCTACAATCCAATCGGTCGTTCCTTTGAAACCATTGCAAGAACAGTTTGGTTTAAAACGAGTTGCTTATACAACATATCAAGCTGTTTCAGGTTCAGGTATGAAAGGTAAACAAGATTTAGAAAATGGGGCCAAAGGTTTATCGCCTGAAGCTTACCCACATCCAATTTATAATAATGTACTGCCACATATTGATGTGTTTCTTGAAGATGGGTATACAAAAGAAGAGCAAAAAATGATTGATGAAACGAGAAAAATTTTAACTGAGCCAGAATTAAATGTAACAGCGACTTGTGTTCGTGTGCCAGTTCAAGATAGTCACAGTGTTCACATCAACGTCACTTTAGACCAACCTACAACGGTGAAAGAAATTCAAGATGTACTTGAAAAAGACCCTCGTGTTGTTTTGGTCGATGATCCAGAAAATAATGCGTACCCTTTAGCGATTCATTCCACAGGACGTGATGAAGTGTTTGTTGGTCGAATTCGAAAAGATGATTCTTTAGATAATACATTTCACTTATGGGTAACTTCAGATAACTTATTAAAAGGTGCGGCACTGAATGCGGTTCAAATATTAGAACAAGTGCTAAAATTGAAAGGAGAATTATAA
- a CDS encoding ABC-F family ATP-binding cassette domain-containing protein yields MLQVTDVSLRFGDRKLFEDVNIKFTPGNCYGLIGANGAGKSTFLKILSGELDSQSGHVSLGKDERLAVLKQDHFAYEDERVLDVVIKGHERLYEVMQEKDAIYMKPDFSDEDGIRAAELEGEFAEMNGWNAEADAATLLSGLGIAAELHDKKMSELENNQKVKVLLAQSLFGQPDVLLLDEPTNGLDIQAISWLEDFLINFENTVIVVSHDRHFLNNVCTHIADLDFGKIKIYVGNYDFWYQSSQLAQKMAQEQNKKKEEKIKELQDFIARFSANASKSKQATSRKKQLEKIELDDIQPSSRRYPFVKFTPEREIGNDLLFVDNVSKTIEGEKVLDGISFTMNPNDKAVLIGESEIAKTTLLKILAGEMEPDEGTVKWGVTTSQSYFPKDNSAYFEGVDMNLVDWLRQYAPEDEQTETFLRGFLGRMLFSGEEVKKKASVLSGGEKVRCMLSKMMLSSANVLLLDEPTNHLDLESITSVNEGLKTFKGSLIFTSHDFEFINTIANRVIDLDHEGGLSKEMSYELYLQEKGVLKAKA; encoded by the coding sequence ATGTTACAAGTTACAGATGTGAGTTTACGTTTCGGTGATCGTAAATTATTTGAAGATGTGAATATTAAATTCACACCGGGAAATTGTTACGGACTTATCGGTGCAAATGGTGCAGGAAAGTCTACGTTTTTAAAAATTTTATCAGGAGAGTTAGATTCTCAATCGGGTCATGTTTCGTTAGGCAAAGATGAACGTTTAGCAGTATTAAAACAAGATCACTTTGCATATGAAGATGAACGTGTACTAGATGTTGTCATTAAAGGGCATGAGCGTTTATACGAAGTCATGCAAGAGAAAGACGCAATCTATATGAAACCTGACTTTAGTGATGAAGATGGAATACGCGCTGCTGAACTTGAAGGCGAATTTGCTGAAATGAACGGTTGGAATGCTGAAGCGGATGCGGCAACATTACTTTCAGGACTTGGTATTGCGGCAGAGTTACATGATAAAAAAATGTCTGAACTTGAAAATAATCAAAAAGTTAAAGTATTGTTAGCGCAAAGTTTATTTGGACAACCTGATGTGTTATTACTCGACGAGCCGACCAACGGACTAGACATTCAAGCCATTAGTTGGTTAGAAGACTTTTTAATTAACTTTGAAAATACAGTGATTGTTGTTTCCCACGATAGACATTTCTTAAATAATGTTTGTACGCACATCGCTGATCTCGACTTCGGTAAGATTAAAATTTATGTAGGGAATTATGATTTTTGGTATCAATCTAGCCAATTGGCTCAGAAGATGGCGCAAGAACAAAATAAGAAAAAAGAAGAAAAAATCAAAGAATTACAAGACTTTATTGCGCGCTTCTCTGCCAATGCGTCAAAATCGAAACAAGCAACAAGTCGTAAGAAGCAATTAGAGAAAATAGAATTAGATGATATTCAACCTTCATCTCGTCGTTATCCGTTCGTTAAATTCACGCCAGAACGTGAAATCGGAAATGACCTACTATTTGTTGACAATGTTTCTAAAACGATTGAAGGCGAAAAAGTTTTAGACGGCATCTCTTTCACAATGAACCCTAATGATAAAGCTGTATTAATTGGTGAAAGTGAAATTGCAAAAACGACATTGTTAAAAATACTTGCTGGTGAAATGGAACCCGATGAAGGTACAGTTAAATGGGGTGTGACAACTTCTCAAAGTTACTTCCCTAAAGATAACTCTGCTTATTTTGAAGGTGTGGATATGAACTTAGTCGATTGGTTGCGTCAATATGCACCAGAGGATGAACAAACAGAGACGTTTTTACGCGGATTTCTAGGCCGTATGCTATTTAGCGGTGAAGAAGTGAAGAAAAAAGCGAGCGTTTTATCTGGTGGAGAAAAAGTACGCTGTATGCTTAGCAAAATGATGTTATCAAGTGCGAACGTCTTATTGTTAGATGAGCCAACCAACCATCTAGATTTAGAAAGTATCACTTCAGTAAACGAAGGCTTGAAAACATTTAAAGGCTCACTCATCTTTACTTCTCATGACTTTGAGTTTATCAATACTATCGCGAATCGTGTGATTGATTTAGACCATGAAGGCGGTCTTTCTAAGGAAATGAGTTATGAGTTATACTTGCAAGAAAAAGGTGTACTTAAAGCAAAAGCCTAA
- a CDS encoding S1 RNA-binding domain-containing protein: protein MSFKENEIIGTIEFLEVKALEGSTYHLEGPNQELVKLNASEVNADDELEIGESYSFFIYPNRSGDLFATQNMPDITVGRYDFVRVLSTDRDGARLDVGLPREVLVPWEDLPKLKSLWPVKGDYVLCTLRIDRERQMFARLASETTVQQMYTPVHDDALKNKTIQARPYRLLRVGTFLLSEEGYKIFVHESERKEEPRLGQQLDVRIIGYNDKGELNGSFLPFAHESLDEDGERIFNLLVEYEGELPFWDKSSPEAIKEVFNMSKGAFKRAIGHLYKKRIINIETGKITLTKKGWSRLED from the coding sequence ATGTCATTTAAAGAAAATGAAATTATAGGGACGATTGAATTTTTAGAAGTAAAAGCCCTTGAAGGTTCTACATATCATTTGGAAGGGCCGAACCAAGAATTAGTTAAATTAAATGCGTCAGAAGTCAATGCTGATGACGAATTAGAAATAGGGGAGTCATATAGTTTTTTCATCTATCCTAACCGATCTGGTGATTTATTTGCTACTCAAAATATGCCTGATATTACCGTGGGGCGTTATGACTTTGTTCGTGTACTCAGTACAGACCGTGATGGTGCACGCTTAGACGTCGGCTTACCAAGAGAAGTTTTAGTACCATGGGAAGATTTACCCAAGCTTAAATCGTTATGGCCTGTAAAAGGAGACTACGTTTTATGTACATTGAGAATTGACCGTGAACGACAAATGTTTGCTCGACTTGCATCAGAAACAACGGTCCAACAAATGTACACACCTGTTCATGATGACGCACTTAAAAACAAAACAATTCAAGCACGCCCATATCGTTTATTACGCGTAGGTACATTTCTTTTATCAGAAGAAGGCTACAAAATTTTTGTGCATGAGTCAGAACGTAAGGAAGAACCGAGACTAGGACAACAGTTAGATGTGCGCATTATTGGCTATAATGATAAAGGCGAATTAAACGGTTCATTTTTACCTTTTGCGCATGAAAGTTTGGATGAAGATGGCGAACGTATATTTAACCTACTTGTTGAATACGAAGGCGAATTACCATTTTGGGACAAATCTAGCCCAGAAGCTATAAAAGAAGTTTTTAACATGAGTAAAGGCGCTTTTAAACGCGCTATCGGTCATTTATATAAAAAGCGCATTATCAATATTGAAACTGGAAAAATCACATTAACGAAAAAAGGTTGGTCTCGCTTAGAAGATTAA